Below is a window of Plasmodium sp. gorilla clade G2 genome assembly, chromosome: 14 DNA.
atacattaaatatatatatattcaaatcgGTTAggtcaatatatatatatatatatatatatatatataaattaaaaaaaataaaaaaatcaaagatatatatataaataatatatgtataatataaatatatgtttatttaaattgttttgtgaattttttttttttttttttaattaataggtatattattatttgacatataaaaatgaataaataaatatataatatatataaatatattttatatatatatattttatatacatagcCCTTTCTTTTCTTGTTgtgtttaatatattattacattattatacatatatatttatattatatataaaatatattttttattactgcactttttttttcttctagaACAAATCAATTGCAAGGGtgatttaatttaatatattttttttaatctaaAAGGCAcgcagaaaaaaaaaaaaatgaatttttaaatcttaatatatatatatatatataatataataacttagaatttattatatttgtatatatttacaaatatatatatatataatatgaaaattaaaaaaaaaaaaaaaaattcttacatatatgatttataatatatatatatatataataatatatataatattttatatataaaaccaaATCAATAATCTATTATACAACTGaaagaaaaacatatataaatatattatatatatatattgattataatataaaaatatcttcAAAGTACAGCCacagagaaaaaaaaaaaaatttattttttgagcTTTACCTTAAAAAACTTATTCAactcttttttaataatcatgaatatactatatatatatatatatatatatatatatacttatttaaGATAAttctatttattatatatatttttttatatacataatatatttatataataatataaatttatgaatacgtaaaaaaaaaaatatatatatatatatatatattatatatatgtattatttatgtatatataataatatttataatatttttataagtttttaaaaatagataaaattttatttcttatattaagtacatttataattttatttatttaaatattatacaaatataaaaaaaaagaaaaaaaaaaaagaaaagaaaaaggggGCCAGTTTGTTGGACTCATTCAAAAAATCCATGCATtatgtagaaaaaaaaaaaaaaaaaaaaaaaaaaaaaaagaagggcataatcttttatatatttatttatatataagaaatagtaataaaaaaaaaattaaaaaacaccatatatttatatttgtaaacaaataatatattatttttataatacattCGCAAAAGTATATAGTATTAatctaaataaaaatatataaaaatctaTATAaccctatatatatataataaatttattataatctatatttattctatttttattattaatattatatataatataaaataatatatttataaataaatatatatatattattatataatatttattttatttttattttttttttttactttattttttatctaataaattaaacatataaaatatttataaaatgtataaataaaaaattattataatattattaagaatatttttgtttaaaaaaaaaataaaaaaagatatatttatataatcattataaaaacatgtaaaaaaaaaatataatatatattgtgtaaTCTTTTCATCTAATTCttcaatttaaaatatatatatatatatatattataatgaaaatcaaatgaaaaaacatttcaaaaaatattatgcaggagacaaaaataaaatgatcatgttaaaaaaatataagaatattatagaaaaagtgaaaatatattaatgaatttactataaaaataaaataaaatatatattaatatttacaaatatataaataaatatatatatatatttttattttattataataacgtATTCCAGAAACAATTTAATATGTAGTGTCTATTATAATTTGCTCCTCTATATACATATagatacattttataaaaattattttcatattttcaataaaaataaaaaagataaattatatatatatatatatgtttatatttattttatttttatatcatttttaaatttctCATTcgaaatgataatataccTTTTCacaaaaagtaaaaaaaaaaaaaaaattcttctcGCTAATTTAACAAAAAgagtttttttttcttttattaatttacatattttattataaaaatattagaaacatataatttttttaaataaattattcattataatatatatatatatatatatattcttattcaCAAAATTGTTTcgtatgaatatttttaatttccttTATTGtgatacaatatatatatttatataatatatttataatttaaaatatataatacatatttaatcCTTTgccatttttttattaccaaTGGATTTACAATACATATAtgataagaaatatatatttttataaaacaaacgtttttttacatatactAAAATCCTGTACACTTATAAGTGTGtacttaaaatatataaaaaatcgTAAAGTTATAGTAAAAATTGGGCAATAATTTTAAGccagaaaaaaaataataagaagatAATATACTATTCagtataaatttataatatatatatatatgtgttatttatttattagtgttattcttttcttttgtactttaaaaataaaatatttaatatataatatgttataattttatttaattattctttttttttttttttttttttttttaatgtaataGAAACGTTCTTTAAAAGTATAACACATTCCTTTACTTGAACATAAAATAcactataaaaatatttataatgaattatttaattatacatattcttaaaaaaaaggtCATAAGTTtatttactatatatataatataatatatatatatatataatattctttaaatGAACTGTTAAAGTAAAACGTTtttggatttttttttttttttttttttttttaaagttcacaaaaaaaaaaaaaaaaagaaaagcatattttctaataggtttataaaaaatataatcatataaatatttcttttagtattaaaaaaaataattataatatattatatataaaattatatatatttattaatatcttatatatgaaaataaatagaacaataaataaaacatatatatatatattagatatattatatatatgtaaaaacatagatattaaatatataaatataaattttcatatttatttgaaaGGTCATTTGTTAATTTTATCAAATTTACACTAACCAAAAGTCAttgtttctttattttttttttttactttattttatttacaatgaatgtaataaaatatattataagcaTAATTAAACATACTTTTGTTTGCCTAAAATCCAATCAAATGGTAATATTAATttgaatacatatatatatatatatatatatatatgtatatatttattttaatatgtataaatatatacacatatacattaataaaataacactTAAACATTTATGCATTTATATtcaccttttttttttttttttttttttcttcttcatttttcttaataaatatttcatagGATTATTGTGGTCAAAATCTTGCCTATACtattagaaatattatttttggtATTAGTacaataatatcaatagtTGTTGGATATTATAAACAGAGCTTAGAATTGagcacatatataatattaggaGGGACCGCCTTAGCAAgcattgtaaatatatatatatatatttatatatatttattatttatctttttgtttaaatcttttttttatctttttcttcttctttctATGTACATCAATTTGTTGAAATTATTTTACACACTTGTCCTAATTCTCATATatcaattattatatatacatatattttattttgtagtTAATAATCCCAACTTGGCCAATGTATAATCGACACAATATTGAATGGGAGAAAAGTAACAATTCATCAAATgataaaaagagaaaataatatatgtagtGATATTTCAAGGTTTTTATGTactcaatatatatatatatatatatatatatatatatatttatatttatatttatatttttttaatatgataCTACTTCAtttttcaataaatatattttttttcattttattttcattttttttttttttaaaacaaattatCGAATAATTGTCTTATCTTATTCAAtctgtttatatttttttaacatattaatatatccaatatattcaaaaatcatttcctttatttctttattaaaataaagagATGCATTATGTAATATTACACTCAAATTCGTCAAttttgatattatattttcatttattttccccatatcatttttttttaattttattaaaccaTCCAACACTTGCATTATGTCTGACAAATTGAATGGAATACctatatgtattttaaacctacaacaaaaatatatatatatatatatatatatatatataaatgttgtATGTATTTAGCCAGccacatttttatatttatacacacatataactagccaaaaattatatatatatttatatgtacacaCAAAAAACTAGccaaaaattaatatatatacatatgtatacataCAAACTAGCCaaaaatcaatatatatatttatatatacatatatatatgtgcaacTAGCTATAGTGTAAAGTTTTATACAACATTATGTTTtgcctttttatttttatttttattttattttttattttttttgtttcttttttttttttttgtttaccTATTTTGAAGAGATtgtaataattctttatacACAAAAATATCAGTAACTATATGCTGTAAGAAGGAATTCTTTGGTATATCAAAAGAGTGAGAATAAttgttcaaataataattattctcATCTTCATAGAAagatatgtaaaaaataattatgagcAATTCAGGTTGTAAATTAAAGTGgtttttatttaaagaataaGAATGTTTAACAtataatgttataatataaagccacaaagaattttttatataaggattaatataattttgtaaatgatctaacatatttatgttatataaaaaatggaatatattttgaaattcTGTATTAAATGTATGATATTTATTTCCAAAAattctatttattttatttaattcatttatataattatttctatttccagtatttttttttttcttgtactTATTTAACAgttctatttttttaaaacttaatatttttttatttatattatttcttacaTCATTTTTTGATGTTTCTCCATTTTTTATGATTTCATATGTGGACTTagtattattactattaagatgatcatataaattttcttttatatctatatgattattattataacattcATGCGATCCAACATGTGATGACAAAAAATTATCCTTTTCATAATTGACATGATCTTGTTTGTtcttcatattaataatattgttattatctacatttttattatacgaGGTGTTGTTTTCTTGATCCCTTgtcataaaattatttatgaaataattcatattttcttttctcttttgtaataataaatatttttttttttcaaaatattgaTCATATaactttttcttcatattatctagtttttttaaatatagaagaacattattatataatgtgtATATACCTTCTTGATGGTAAGAATTAGAAAATACTTTattgatatttatatatttagaaataTGTTtcgaattatttatatcatttaacgCAATTTTGTTAATTGAAAATTTAGAAATGGTTTTTTTGATTTTCCTTATAGTAGATATATGATCTcctttgttatatatatcaaataaaaaatcataaTGTTCtaaataaatgttatatgtaataatttgTCTTTCTTTCAATAAATGATCAAAATAATTgaagtttttatttattatattgtcagaaaaaagaagaatatcagttcttttattatttattttatttttttttatttttgaattttcatttatgttaagaaaaaaatatatgttacatattattaattcattGATATCATTCAAGCATAtaaatttatcatttaaGAAATTTTccttatctttatatatgtctaaaataatacatttattatgATCGACTGTATTGaatactttatttttataattctttgttatatatttatgaagcctaagatatttttctttatataacatGATAATAAagtcatttaattttttcttctttttattataattacaataagtattataatacatatataaatattgctcatcaaaatatttgtttaacttttttattttattttgataataatttaatttcatttctttattatattttatgaattttttttcatattcttttcttttcaataaaaaaaaatttacaaaatgATTTTTGAAAGCTTCATCCACATtttctaatttatttttgttatttatataataatataaaaaatcaaaatagtTTAATGAATAgcatacattattatatatatttgcataattttttataaatatatattcatttgtttgtttgtatttatatatactatgaatatttttacaaaattttaataaatttgaaACATGAATGATAGAAAAAATGTCTCCTTTACTGTCTATATGGTTAAAAAAAGATTTACAaaaatacaatttttttattttcaagaaattactatcattattattattattattattattattattattattatcagatctaattttattatgttgAATACactcatttttataatcctcatcattatctttattttcttcttttaatatatcattgtttatatatatatttttagtatGGATATCCAAATTATCCTTTTCATTATTTGAAAAACCTTTTACACTTACaaaattttccttttttgttagaataaattttatattgttaCTTTTATGTAtactattataatataaattaaaataaaaatcttcaatattataattatgcaTATTTGAaagatttaaataattatcattaagtatatttaacattatttgtatatcttCATACTTTTTAGGAATTAAAAAAACGTTGGTTGTATTTCTTgacaaatttaataaatgattATTCGATaaggtatattttttaaaaatatttcgaaaatttaaaaacataaaatattttataaaatgtaatctatatatatcatcttgTTGGttagaataataaatatatggatCATTCTGATTATGCTCTATAAATGTGTTTCTATAACAACTACTagtattactattactattattactattattattattattatttattttatttttttttattgataaattattatatatatatatatccttatgtattttatttatattatcaattatattattatagtgatatatataatttttcatttgtatatCTACATCTTCTATAAATACACTTTTGACGTTATACCCATCAGATGATATATCAACagatgataaaataatttttattatatttttttttaataattctttaataaatatttcataatatgtattaattttttcattaattaaataaattcctttatttaaatatatatacatatttttagtaatatttattttgtcttTAAATTTCTCTATGATACTATCCATACGtttttttgaaaattcaTCTAATACAGATAAATgttcatataattcttttgaaaattttaaaaaatatatttcatcattaaataaaatataataaatgcaTGGATATATATCTAATCTTTCAAAACATCCAAACGTATATTGATTtggaatattatttttattatttgataaataaaaatatttacttaaataatcaaatttgtttttttcattttttttaattaatgatATATCTTCCTTCGTttgcatacatatattttcatttaccTTTTTATTAGTATAATTCGAATTTACATCATTAAATGATATacatgaattattattttttaagatattttgatttttatttattatattttcattataataacttgaattatgtaaaatattactattataaaaatcattattatattgttgtTTTGATAAGgcttgtatattattattataataacaaatatgtaactcttttgataataattttattttatcatgtATTTGTAACATTTCTTCCTTGTCTATATATGAAggattaataatattttttgataataaaatatttcctTTCTTGTCtttattgataataaaatcAATATAATCAGATATATCCACAGGATTCTctttaatatcatttttatatatatacatattattttttttttttttattgagtatccttttttttgctatattaaatattcttttaatttttttatctttcttTTTCAACTTATTAAcgttatataaattattttcttttaaataatttataataatttcttttctaaaattattaaataataacatgTAATTATTGAttaattcatcatttttagataaatttttttttttttttttaactatatttataagttcatcttcttttttttttttatgtctattttcttcattcaaAACTTTGGACGAGTTCTTTAAATTACTACAAtgatcatcatttttttggAGTTCTATAATTCCTTTATTATGTAATATGaagaatttctttttttttgtttcttctCTGTTTTTATTAGTCCAATCTAATGAACaaattgtttttgttttttcatatatactatctatccatatataaaataaggtTTCATTAAAATGTGTAGtggataaaaaataaaacgttatatattttttttgtatatttattggtattaaacaaaataaatgttCATATAAATTTCTTTCTATTATGcttcttttataattataaattatattaaaattgtgtaaaaatattttaaattgaTATGTTTcgattatattatttgatttatcatctctttctatattattatctttagaTGATTTATTCCACAAAtaagataatattttatacattctaatattatctttggtatttttaattttacttttcatatattcttgaaatatattatatgatgtattattactatatagatataaatttaataattcttcatatgacaataatattataaaaaaacttttatcattatttatatatttttcagaattaaaaaaacatattttttcttctccataaatattttttagatattcataaaattcttccatattattattctctttatataaatatattataatattatcataactATTATgactattataatttatcatttcattattattcctttttttttcttcatcacaTGTCTTTTCACAGTTTATTTTTAGtatatcttcatttatttttgtgtaaagaaaattaaagcactgcaaatgaaaaaaaagaagaaatttgttttgaaaaatataatcactttttattaatatattattatttataagatCTGTAAAAGAAATATCTTCTTCAAACATGTTTTTAGTAATTTTATCTATCCATTTTTTGATGAATATTAAATGGGTTGCTCtcaacatattttttatatcaatattgaaattattattattcaaaatgttttttttattccccACAATTTGGTTATCCCCAATATTTTGGTTATCCTCAATATTTTGGTTATCCCCAATATTTTGGTTATCCTCAATATTTTGGTTATCCCCAATATTTTGGTTATcctcaatatttttttcatcatttgatAAGTTTCTATAAAATCCccaattttcattttttaataaacaaTCATCTTCACttaaaattttatcattACCATTATATACCCCTTTTTCTAACACATCTATATGTtcacaaatatttttattatcctttgtctcaatataattttttttttttattttatgaaataataaatttatttcttttaatattttcttaataCTATCATTATTAGCGTAATTATAAATTTGACTAGctcttaaaatattataaataagcATCGAATTATTACACGAATTTTCTTCTGTTTTTACgtcattattaaaaagagaaaaaaatgttttcCTCTTTTTGTTGGCATTTTCTATTTCATATGGATtatgaagataatataaaacatttctatatatttttttccatctgttatatatatttttcgcCCTCTTCTTATAGAAAAAATGTTCTTTATTCCATATATTGGAATAATTAATTGGACTATAAAACAacttattgttattattatatatattaatattattattattgtaattatttttatatcttgagcttttctttaaattaattagacttattttatttaaaatataaaataagtgTATCTTTTCtttcctatatatatatccattttgATATCCTATACATTTTGATAATCTTCCTATttctatattctttttatattttaaaatgtttatataattatataaaaaatcctTCAAGTTCCATCCTTTTGAATAAGTacctttatttaatatacaaCGATTCcgatttttaataattacatattttttattattatttgggagtagtaaatatatattttttctattcttataatattttataatatctctattgtatatattaaattgatTACAATTCTTTTCAATAGGACATACAGATAACAATAAATTCTTAACACCTTTccttctttttaaaaaaaaagattcacaaattatattatgatacacatatagaaaaataataaaaagaaaaatatataccatCTCATTTTCtctaaatagaaaaaaaaattatatatatatatatatatatatatatatatgtgtcaaattaaatatatattttccatcTCTTTACCTTAGAAAGGTGTTCAATTATCATCTTTCTTTCTttgtttcatttatattattttatttttattttttcacagttttttatttatattcataatattctattaaaaaattaaaaaaaaatttcattaTACATTTTACCGTTTTATAACATCtataatgaataaattagatataaatatatataaatatatatatatatatatattacataataatcaaattaataaaatcacCATATAACCTATTATGTGTggtaatttaaaaaataaataaaataataacatgacaaaaaatatattatatttatatatttatgttatatttcatattgttatatttatttatctatattttaataaaggataaaaatatattaaattttctcgcatatatatattttccttttactAATATGagcagaaaaaaaaaaaaaaaaaaagaaaaatataaacatattatatttatatataccgATTAATTAACTatgtatttttctttttaatgttatggagaaaaatattattatttctatcaaaatatacacatatcatatatatatgaagtataaatgttattatatatttccaaagaaatattatttaaacatatataatatatatatataaacatctAGAAATCTAAAAATTTAAGAAGTGGTATAATAATGGAATACTTTTCATCTTCTTAAcaaaaacacaaaaaaaaaaaaaaaaaaaaaaaaaaattacaaaaaattaaatataataaatataatatatatacaaaaaatattaaatataccaaaaatgtacaaaaaataaacaacatataattaatacattatttatatataatttatcaatTCAGATTATTCTCaatttttttcccttttttcaaaaaatatatatatatatatatatatatatatacacacacttcccattaaattatataataaaaaaattacttaTTATACATTTCGGCTCAACTTTTccatatttcctttttttttttttttttttttttttctaataataattattatatttcaccaaatttattatattttcattattacatttcataaatattgtcttgtaatatatatagaattgataatatgtattaaataatgagtaattaaaaaaaggagATTTATAATCTTGTATATTCACTTgttttgataaatatatagaggacttataaaaatatttataagacgacatcagaaaaaaaaaagaatcatttatcctttttttctGTTGTACTCCATTCGCTATGCCAATAGCATCTCCATCATTTGACCAATAATATAAAGCCTGATTTATATagaaacaaattaaaaataaaaaaaactgtttcttatttatttgatcAAAAAGATAAGGATATTCATTCATTTTGGTAGTTGTACCTTTTTCTGAATAATATGGCCCTTTCTCTAAAATAACGTCGTCgcataatatataactagttttttttctctttttatttacatgCATATATGAAGCATTATTCATTTGAATGTTATCTGATACATACAAATTGTCATACGACATATCAAAAGATTTTTCATTCTTTATGTTTGAAAAATAATcagttatttttatttggttCTTTATTAAAGGAATTAACTTCTTTCCACTTTTCTTCTTTacaaatgtattattttttttttcattcatcGAAAAATCATCTATAATTTTGTCTACACCCTTTGTTCTTAAATAAGAACTCtcactattttttttcatacaaTCTAACATTTGTTCATTGTGTAGATAGCTATATGGACCTAAGTTAGAATGGTTCTTATTACTCTGATGGTTTAAATATGAATGGTCAGGTAAATGGTCAGGTAAATGGTCAGGCAAATGGTCAGGTAAATGGTCAGGCAAATGGTCAGGCGAATGGTCAGGCAAATGTTCAGGTAAATGGTCAGGCAAATGGTCAGGCAAATGTTCATCCAAATTTTCATCCAAATTTTCATCCAAATGTTCTTCCAAATGTTCATCCAAATGTTCATTTAAATGCTCATTTAATTTCCAATTTGTATAACAATCCCTTTTTTCATTTCCTCTTTCCTTTTTACTATTAACCATATTGTCTCCATTTCCTTGAAACAAAAATGGGGtattattcaaattatttaattcacTCGTActatgttttaaaaattgtTCAAAAtaattgaatttttttttattataagaagcttcttttttcatgtttgttttttccatctttattttctgatatgtgttaatataattctttttcataagtacataataattatattcttcCATCAAAGCATTTTTGTTCTCTTCATAAAACAACTTTTGACTATCATAATTAAGGtgttgtaataatatatacccACATAGgtaaaaaattattcctAGTaagtttttataatttttaattttttcaaaattgtTTAATATTTCAATAAGTATATTGGATGAAATGAAAAGATTATCCATTCTTAGTTCAAATAAGCAAAATCGTATAAGtgcattaatatatataattgttaaTTCTTTAGAAAAGCTTATATTTGCGCACAtgattattaaatttttaataaaataaaatggtctgttaaatatatttgatttgAATTCCATATACAAATCtataatgtataataaattcAAGCATGTGtttacataattatttttttcaaaagataaaaaattattatctcTCATGTTTAGATTTAATGCTGTTAAAACAGAAGAAGTTTCTGATATTTCTTCTGGTATGTTAAAATGTTTTTGGAAGCTATAATGTTGATAATGATCtaattttgtattttcataataatttaatttatat
It encodes the following:
- a CDS encoding microsomal signal peptidase protein, putative encodes the protein MNVIKYIISIIKHTFVCLKSNQMDYCGQNLAYTIRNIIFGISTIISIVVGYYKQSLELSTYIILGGTALASILIIPTWPMYNRHNIEWEKSNNSSNDKKRK